CAGCGCGATCTCTCCGGCCTCGTGCTGGCGCATCAAATGCCCCACGTGGTCGCGCATGAAGCGTGGCTGAAAGACCCGCGCCTCGGTGCCGCTCGCGCGGTGGAAGGCCGCCAGCCAGCGCCCCGCGCGGCACAGGACGTCCGCCGCCCCGGCGCCATGGTCGAGCAGATCATAGACCGTGCGGCCCGGCGCAGCCTCCATCAGCACCGCGCGCGCCTCGGTGTCGAAGGCCAGCACCTGCGGCACGCTCTCAGCGGCCTCGGCCATTGCCTCGGCGGCGCGCGCCTGCGCCTGCACGAGGGTGACGAAAGGCTTCTCGTCCACCGGATGGAAGATCCGCTTGAGGATCACGGCGCCAGACTCGCCCTCAATCCGCATCACGACGTGACGGTGGGTACGGGTCTCCTTGCGCCAGATGCGCGCCACGGCATAGGCCCCCGGATCGAGGCCCGCGTCCCGCGCCAAGGCCTCCCACACCTGCTGATCGCTTGAAATGTCCATTCAGATCAGACCCTTGGCCCACCCCGGTTGCAATGCCAAACCATTGCACAGATATAGGTCACAAAGGAAGGTATGCAGATGCAACAAAGCGATTTCCCCGGCTGGCACGGCACCACGATCATCGGCGTGCGCAAGGGCGGCAAGGTTGTCGTCGCGGGCGACGGACAGGTCAGCCTCGGCCAGACCGTGATCAAGGGCACCGCCCGCAAGGTGCGCCGCCTCTCGCCCGGCGGCTTCGACGTGGTCTGCGGCTTTGCCGGGTCCACCGCCGACGCCTTCACCCTGCTGGAGCGGCTGGAGGCCAAGCTGGAGGCGACCCCCGGGCAGCTTCAGCGCGCCAGCGTCGAACTGGCCAAGGACTGGCGCACCGACAAGTACCTGCAAAAGCTGGAGGCGATGCTGATCGTCACCGACGGCAAGGATCTTCTGGTCATCACCGGCGCGGGCGACGTGCTGGAACCCGAGCATGACGTGGCCGCCATCGGATCGGGCGGGAACTTCGCCCTCGCCGCGGCGCGCGGGATGATGGACAGCGACAAGGACGCCGAGACCGTGGCCCGCGACGCCATGGCCATCGCGGCAGACATCTGCGTCTACACCAATGGCAAGCTGACCGTGGAAACGATCGGCGGCTAAGAGTTTTGCAAAAACTCTTGGCAAAATTCTTCGAAGAATTTTGGCACCAGGACCAACCCTCATGACAGACCTCACCCCCCGGGAAATCGTCTCGGAACTCGACCGCTTCATCATCGGGCAGGCGGAGGCCAAGCGCGCCGTCGCCGTGGCCCTGCGCAACCGCTGGCGGCGCAAGCAGCTGGGCGACGACCTGCGCGACGAAGTGTACCCCAAGAACATCCTGATGATCGGGCCGACCGGCGTCGGCAAGACCGAGATCAGCCGCCGTCTGGCGAAGCTCGCCCGTGCGCCCTTCATCAAGGTCGAGGCGACCAAGTTCACCGAGGTCGGCTATGTCGGCCGGGACGTCGAGCAGATCGTCCGTGACCTCGTCGACACCGCCATCGTGCAGACGCGCGAGTGGATGCGCGAGGACGTGAAGGCCCGCGCCCATCAGGCCGCCGAGGACCGCGTGATCGCCGCCATCGCCGGCGAGGGCGCCCGCGAAGGCACGCGCGAGATGTTCCGCAAGAAGCTGAAGGCCGGAGAACTCGACGACACCGAGATCGAGATAGAGGTGAGCGAAAGCGCCAACCCCATGCCGATGATGGACATGCCCGGCCAGCC
This region of Ponticoccus alexandrii genomic DNA includes:
- a CDS encoding phosphotransferase, whose product is MDISSDQQVWEALARDAGLDPGAYAVARIWRKETRTHRHVVMRIEGESGAVILKRIFHPVDEKPFVTLVQAQARAAEAMAEAAESVPQVLAFDTEARAVLMEAAPGRTVYDLLDHGAGAADVLCRAGRWLAAFHRASGTEARVFQPRFMRDHVGHLMRQHEAGEIALARPGDFARHGAAVIALADAHEGRQTLSSATHGDMHLRNILLDGQRSWGIDFSALHSAPVGFDIARLLLHYTGVFADLDALPPGAVVHPDLLAAFFEGYDLVGPDDPSVQYLLRVRLLMDWAAIPARRMARSAGQTRRLQRLGRLAERVFGAG
- the hslV gene encoding ATP-dependent protease subunit HslV; amino-acid sequence: MQQSDFPGWHGTTIIGVRKGGKVVVAGDGQVSLGQTVIKGTARKVRRLSPGGFDVVCGFAGSTADAFTLLERLEAKLEATPGQLQRASVELAKDWRTDKYLQKLEAMLIVTDGKDLLVITGAGDVLEPEHDVAAIGSGGNFALAAARGMMDSDKDAETVARDAMAIAADICVYTNGKLTVETIGG